From Parambassis ranga chromosome 9, fParRan2.1, whole genome shotgun sequence, the proteins below share one genomic window:
- the gp1bb gene encoding platelet glycoprotein Ib beta chain encodes MKGLLLLGLLLVFGGQTSSACPHLCSCHGSRVDCSSRSFTSSLLPTSFPAGTTELHLHNNLLTTLPNGLLDDLTLHSVSLHGNPWVCDCGVLYLRAWLLSQPTSLSSHLGVNCSSPPGLRGRLVVYLTEEEVLETCHYWYCNLALASQVCLFVFVVVQAALLVALIIFLRRFEKLSKEARRTTEESFTAGEGRRDSEHMPLKDSAI; translated from the coding sequence ATGAAGGGGCTTCTGCTCCTGGGTCTGCTCCTTGTGTTTGGAGGTCAAACATCGTCAGCATGCCCCCACCTTTGCTCCTGTCATGGCAGTCGGGTGGATTGCAGCAGCAGGTCTTTCACCTCCTCCTTGCTGCCCACCAGTTTTCCTGCAGGgaccactgagctccatctaCACAACAACCTGCTGACCACCCTCCCTAACGGGCTCTTGGATGACCTGACCCTCCACTCTGTCTCCCTTCACGGTAACCCTTGGGTTTGTGACTGCGGTGTCCTTTACCTGCGAGCGTGGCTGTTGAGTCAGCCCACCAGTCTCTCGTCTCACCTGGGGGTAAACTGCAGCTCCCCCCCAGGGCTGAGAGGGCGTCTGGTGGTGTATTTgactgaggaggaggtgctggagaCCTGCCACTACTGGTACTGTAACCTGGCTTTAGCCTCGcaagtgtgtctgtttgtatttgtggtGGTGCAGGCGGCTCTGCTGGTGGCTCTCATCATTTTCCTGAGGAGGTTCGAGAAACTGTCAAAGGAGGCGAGAAGAACCACAGAGGAGAGCTTCACTGCTGGGGAGGGTCGAAGGGACAGTGAACACATGCCTTTAAAGGACAGCGCCATCTGA
- the septin5a gene encoding septin 5a isoform X2, translating to MTSNIRYKSRIPVKTEDSTEEKQYVGFATLPNQVHRKSVKKGFDFTLMVAGESGMGKSTLVNSLFLTDLYKDRKLLNAEERINQTVEIIKHTVDIEEKGVKLKLTIVDTPGFGDAVNNNECWKPITDYIDQQFEQYFRDESGLNRKNIQDNRVHCCLYFIPPFGHGLRPVDVEFMKALHEKVNIIPLIAKADCLTPNEIKKLKDRIREEIDKFGIKVYQFPECDSDEDEEFKQLDKELKECTPFAVIGSNTVVEARGQRVRGRLYPWGIVEVENQSHCDFVKLRNMLIRSHMHDLKDVTCDVHYENYRAQCIQEMTSKLAQDNRMESPIPILPLSTPDVETEKLIKMKDEELKRMQEMLNKMQQQMHDKDQ from the exons ATGACGTCCAACATCAGGTACAAAAGCCGGATCCCCGTTAAAACAG AGGACAGCACAGAG gAAAAACAGTATGTGGGCTTTGCAACTCTGCCCAACCAGGTCCACAGGAAGTCTGTGAAGAAAGGCTTCGACTTCACACTGATGgtggcag gagaGTCCGGTATGGGAAAATCCACTCTGGTCAACAGCCTGTTCCTCACAGACCTCTACAAGGACAGGAAGCTACTGAACGCTGAGG AGCGCATTAATCAAACTGTGGAGATCATCAAGCATACTGTAGACATCGAGGAGAAAGGAGTCAAGCTCAAGCTAACCATCGTAGACACACCAGGATTTGGAGACGCCGTCAACAACAACGAGTG TTGGAAGCCGATCACAGACTACATTGATCAGCAGTTTGAGCAATACTTCAGAGATGAGAGCGGCCTGAACAGAAAGAACATCCAGGACAACAGAGTCCACTGCTGCCTCTATTTCATCCCTCCATTTGGACATgg GCTGCGTCCGGTGGATGTGGAGTTCATGAAGGCTCTACATGAAAAAGTGAACATTATTCCTCTCATTGCAAAAGCCGACTGCCTCACACCCAATGAGATAAAAAAGCTTAAAGACAGA ATACGAGAGGAAATAGACAAGTTTGGAATCAAAGTGTATCAGTTCCCTGAGTGTGACTCTGATGAGGACGAGGAGTTTAAACAACTTGATAAAGAGCTGAAG gagtGCACCCCGTTCGCTGTGATTGGCAGTAATACAGTGGTGGAGGCTCGAGGGCAAAGAGTGAGAGGCAGGCTGTACCCCTGGGGGATTGTTGAAG TGGAAAACCAGTCACACTGTGACTTTGTCAAACTGAGGAACATGCTGATCCGTTCGCACATGCACGACCTTAAAGACGTAACCTGCGACGTCCACTACGAAAACTACAGAGCTCAGTGCATACAGGAGATGACCAG taaacTGGCTCAGGATAACCGTATGGAGAGCCCCATCCCCATCCTGCCGCTGTCCACTCCAGATGTGGAAACTGAGAAGTTAATCAAGATGAAAGACGAGGAG CTCAAGAGGATGCAGGAGATGCTGAACaagatgcagcagcagatgcaTGACAAAGACCAGTGA
- the septin5a gene encoding septin 5a isoform X1, protein MDAIMLQEKLVERLLCPRVRTARQKEKQYVGFATLPNQVHRKSVKKGFDFTLMVAGESGMGKSTLVNSLFLTDLYKDRKLLNAEERINQTVEIIKHTVDIEEKGVKLKLTIVDTPGFGDAVNNNECWKPITDYIDQQFEQYFRDESGLNRKNIQDNRVHCCLYFIPPFGHGLRPVDVEFMKALHEKVNIIPLIAKADCLTPNEIKKLKDRIREEIDKFGIKVYQFPECDSDEDEEFKQLDKELKECTPFAVIGSNTVVEARGQRVRGRLYPWGIVEVENQSHCDFVKLRNMLIRSHMHDLKDVTCDVHYENYRAQCIQEMTSKLAQDNRMESPIPILPLSTPDVETEKLIKMKDEELKRMQEMLNKMQQQMHDKDQ, encoded by the exons ATGGATGCCATCATGCTGCAGGAAAAACTGGTGGAACGGCTGCTGTGCCCACGAGTGAGAACGGCCAGACAGAAG gAAAAACAGTATGTGGGCTTTGCAACTCTGCCCAACCAGGTCCACAGGAAGTCTGTGAAGAAAGGCTTCGACTTCACACTGATGgtggcag gagaGTCCGGTATGGGAAAATCCACTCTGGTCAACAGCCTGTTCCTCACAGACCTCTACAAGGACAGGAAGCTACTGAACGCTGAGG AGCGCATTAATCAAACTGTGGAGATCATCAAGCATACTGTAGACATCGAGGAGAAAGGAGTCAAGCTCAAGCTAACCATCGTAGACACACCAGGATTTGGAGACGCCGTCAACAACAACGAGTG TTGGAAGCCGATCACAGACTACATTGATCAGCAGTTTGAGCAATACTTCAGAGATGAGAGCGGCCTGAACAGAAAGAACATCCAGGACAACAGAGTCCACTGCTGCCTCTATTTCATCCCTCCATTTGGACATgg GCTGCGTCCGGTGGATGTGGAGTTCATGAAGGCTCTACATGAAAAAGTGAACATTATTCCTCTCATTGCAAAAGCCGACTGCCTCACACCCAATGAGATAAAAAAGCTTAAAGACAGA ATACGAGAGGAAATAGACAAGTTTGGAATCAAAGTGTATCAGTTCCCTGAGTGTGACTCTGATGAGGACGAGGAGTTTAAACAACTTGATAAAGAGCTGAAG gagtGCACCCCGTTCGCTGTGATTGGCAGTAATACAGTGGTGGAGGCTCGAGGGCAAAGAGTGAGAGGCAGGCTGTACCCCTGGGGGATTGTTGAAG TGGAAAACCAGTCACACTGTGACTTTGTCAAACTGAGGAACATGCTGATCCGTTCGCACATGCACGACCTTAAAGACGTAACCTGCGACGTCCACTACGAAAACTACAGAGCTCAGTGCATACAGGAGATGACCAG taaacTGGCTCAGGATAACCGTATGGAGAGCCCCATCCCCATCCTGCCGCTGTCCACTCCAGATGTGGAAACTGAGAAGTTAATCAAGATGAAAGACGAGGAG CTCAAGAGGATGCAGGAGATGCTGAACaagatgcagcagcagatgcaTGACAAAGACCAGTGA